One window of the Lysobacter sp. S4-A87 genome contains the following:
- a CDS encoding TonB-dependent receptor — protein sequence MTLKTTQLRDAITFALAVGTTALAGTGAAVAQDAPQEATTLDRIEVTGSRIKRTDIETSQPIFSLSRDDIQAQGLTSVGDVIQNLTANGSTLNTSFNNGGNGETRVSLRNLGSNRTLVLVNGRRWVGGTGLGGAVDLNTIPTAAVERIEVLKDGASTIYGSDAISGVVNVILRQNFEGAEANAYLGQFDKGDGSRQAYDFTIGTSSDRFQAMLGVGYVKEEPVMAGDREISKEPVFGSRPGTRGSLANVPANVAIFDGSSFNNPDGDYGIFVPDASAPNGWRPFAGLPDQYNFAPANYLLTPQERYSVFGNASLDITDDIRFKTTVTYNSRRSTQLLAATPLVIDASSGDAGFISADSIYNPFGQDINEVFRRMTETGGRIFDQDVRTVVFDGAFEGTLTLNEKPYDWEAGYFYGENKANNTTNGLFQTSHVLNAAGPSFVDAQGVARCGAPGAVIDGCVPINLLGAEGSVTQDMLDYSTFVAHDELFYKQKTYYANIGGEVFDMPAGALAFSFGMEHRTEFGYDSPDALINSGDTSGNARTATRGGYSLDEAYLELAIPVLADLPGAKLLDFSLATRYSDYSNFGDTLNSKFGFRWKPIDDLMVRGNWSEGFRAPSISELFTGQADSFPAIADPCAGSIQGTPNPGIPAGCAGIPAYNQPNGQVRITVGGNPDLGPEKSETVTFGFVYSPSWAEGLDVSLDWWQIEIDEAIFLQTGQAILDNCYRSGVASACALISRTPSGQIADLLSVPTNIGKMETEGFDMTVGYRLPETSWGKFSFTWDTTYVSNLYIDTNGDGLYSEDPISGEAGNNVGEYFGASFTNNWRIRSNLQARWEMGDWGVSWFVRYFSPQEEICLGPNVPANQRAQLCSDPTRRTALDGNDPGLAPDAPAARPLNRIPSATYNDMQVSWQAPWNAKVSLGINNIFDRDPPVAITAFANSFDPAYDVPGRFFYMTYNQKF from the coding sequence ATGACCTTGAAGACCACCCAGCTCCGTGACGCGATTACCTTCGCGCTCGCTGTGGGCACCACCGCTCTTGCAGGCACCGGCGCAGCAGTTGCCCAGGATGCTCCGCAGGAAGCGACCACCCTTGACCGTATCGAAGTGACCGGTTCGCGAATCAAGCGCACCGACATCGAGACCTCGCAGCCGATCTTCTCGCTGAGCCGTGACGACATCCAGGCCCAGGGCCTGACCTCGGTCGGTGACGTGATCCAGAACCTGACGGCCAACGGTTCCACGCTCAACACCAGCTTCAACAACGGCGGCAACGGCGAAACCCGCGTCAGCCTGCGCAACCTCGGCTCGAACCGCACCCTGGTGCTGGTCAACGGCCGTCGTTGGGTCGGTGGTACCGGCCTCGGCGGCGCGGTCGACCTCAACACGATCCCGACCGCAGCAGTCGAGCGCATTGAAGTCCTGAAGGACGGCGCCTCGACGATCTACGGTTCCGATGCCATCTCCGGCGTCGTCAACGTGATCCTGCGCCAGAACTTCGAAGGCGCCGAAGCCAACGCTTACCTCGGCCAGTTCGACAAGGGCGACGGTTCGCGCCAGGCCTATGACTTCACCATCGGCACCAGCAGCGATCGCTTCCAGGCGATGCTGGGTGTTGGCTACGTGAAGGAAGAGCCGGTCATGGCCGGCGACCGCGAGATCTCCAAGGAGCCGGTGTTCGGTTCGCGTCCGGGTACCCGCGGCAGCCTGGCCAACGTTCCGGCCAACGTCGCGATCTTCGACGGCAGCTCGTTCAACAATCCGGACGGCGACTACGGCATCTTCGTGCCGGACGCGTCGGCACCCAATGGCTGGCGCCCGTTCGCTGGTCTGCCGGACCAGTACAACTTCGCACCGGCCAACTACCTGCTGACCCCGCAGGAGCGTTACTCGGTGTTCGGTAATGCCAGCCTCGACATCACCGACGACATCCGCTTCAAGACGACGGTGACGTACAACTCCCGCCGTTCGACCCAGCTGCTTGCCGCCACCCCGCTGGTCATCGACGCCTCCTCGGGCGACGCTGGCTTCATCAGCGCCGACAGCATCTACAACCCGTTCGGCCAGGACATCAACGAAGTCTTCCGCCGCATGACGGAGACCGGTGGTCGCATCTTCGACCAGGACGTCCGTACCGTCGTGTTCGATGGCGCCTTCGAAGGCACCCTGACCCTCAACGAGAAGCCGTACGACTGGGAAGCCGGTTACTTCTACGGTGAGAACAAGGCCAACAACACCACCAACGGCCTGTTCCAGACCAGCCACGTGCTCAATGCCGCCGGTCCGTCGTTCGTCGACGCCCAGGGCGTTGCACGCTGCGGCGCGCCGGGTGCGGTCATCGACGGCTGCGTGCCGATCAACCTGCTCGGAGCGGAAGGCTCGGTCACCCAGGACATGCTGGACTACAGCACGTTCGTGGCACACGACGAGCTGTTCTATAAGCAGAAGACCTACTACGCCAACATCGGCGGCGAAGTGTTCGACATGCCGGCCGGCGCGCTGGCCTTCTCGTTCGGTATGGAACACCGCACCGAGTTCGGCTACGACTCCCCGGATGCGCTGATCAACTCCGGCGACACCAGCGGCAACGCCCGTACCGCAACCCGCGGTGGCTACTCGCTCGACGAGGCCTACCTCGAGTTGGCAATTCCGGTGCTGGCCGACCTGCCGGGCGCCAAGCTGCTCGACTTCAGCCTGGCAACCCGTTACTCGGACTACTCGAACTTCGGTGACACGCTCAACAGCAAGTTCGGTTTCCGCTGGAAGCCGATCGACGACCTGATGGTGCGTGGTAACTGGTCCGAGGGCTTCCGCGCTCCGTCGATCAGCGAGCTGTTCACCGGCCAGGCCGACAGCTTCCCGGCCATCGCCGACCCCTGCGCCGGCTCGATCCAGGGCACGCCGAACCCGGGTATCCCGGCAGGCTGCGCAGGCATCCCGGCCTACAACCAGCCCAACGGCCAGGTTCGCATCACCGTCGGCGGCAACCCGGACCTGGGTCCGGAGAAGTCGGAAACCGTCACCTTCGGTTTCGTCTACAGCCCGAGCTGGGCGGAAGGCCTGGACGTTTCGCTTGACTGGTGGCAGATCGAGATTGACGAAGCGATCTTCCTGCAGACGGGCCAGGCGATCCTGGACAACTGCTACCGCAGTGGCGTGGCCAGCGCGTGCGCGCTGATCTCGCGTACCCCGTCGGGCCAGATCGCCGACCTGCTGTCGGTGCCGACCAACATCGGCAAGATGGAGACCGAAGGCTTCGACATGACGGTCGGCTACCGCCTGCCGGAGACGTCGTGGGGCAAGTTCTCCTTCACGTGGGACACCACCTACGTGTCGAACCTGTACATCGACACCAACGGCGACGGCCTGTACTCGGAAGATCCCATCTCGGGTGAAGCCGGCAACAACGTCGGCGAGTACTTCGGTGCCAGCTTCACCAACAACTGGCGCATCCGCTCCAACCTGCAGGCTCGTTGGGAAATGGGTGACTGGGGCGTGTCCTGGTTCGTCCGTTACTTCTCGCCGCAGGAAGAAATCTGCCTTGGCCCGAACGTTCCGGCCAACCAGCGCGCGCAGCTGTGCTCGGATCCGACCCGCCGCACCGCCCTGGACGGCAACGATCCTGGCCTGGCACCGGATGCCCCGGCCGCCCGTCCGCTCAACCGCATCCCGTCGGCGACGTACAACGACATGCAGGTCAGCTGGCAGGCTCCGTGGAATGCCAAGGTCTCGCTGGGTATCAACAACATCTTCGACCGCGATCCGCCGGTGGCAATCACTGCGTTTGCCAACAGCTTCGATCCCGCGTACGACGTTCCGGGCCGCTTCTTCTACATGACGTACAACCAGAAGTTCTGA
- a CDS encoding putative 2OG-Fe(II) oxygenase, whose product MAFEIYPAFSVPFAQDFLPDAERINAQLKALLLAREAEGARYANPNPSLKQQQGVFESDFNLFAWPDACIQQLRQFCWTTLGRTIQKLNGYSAQEMQRLQIFSHTWFHVTRSGGFTIAHTHPMASWSGVYCVDPGQRPEDRPESGVLRFHNPHHYSNCFLDAGNARLEAPYHHGTWNVHFQPGQLVLFPSWLQHEVMPFYGADERITIAFNCWFGMKDDK is encoded by the coding sequence ATGGCTTTCGAGATCTATCCCGCCTTCTCCGTACCGTTCGCCCAGGACTTCCTTCCCGACGCGGAGCGGATCAATGCCCAGCTCAAGGCGTTGCTGCTGGCGCGCGAGGCGGAGGGTGCGCGCTACGCCAATCCCAATCCGTCACTGAAACAGCAGCAGGGTGTGTTCGAGAGCGATTTCAACCTGTTCGCATGGCCCGATGCCTGCATCCAGCAACTGCGCCAGTTCTGCTGGACCACGCTGGGACGGACGATCCAGAAGCTCAACGGTTACAGCGCGCAGGAAATGCAGCGCCTGCAAATCTTTTCCCACACCTGGTTCCACGTGACCCGGAGTGGTGGCTTCACGATCGCGCATACGCATCCGATGGCGTCCTGGTCGGGCGTGTACTGCGTCGATCCCGGACAACGGCCGGAAGACCGGCCGGAATCGGGCGTGCTGCGGTTCCACAATCCGCACCACTACAGCAACTGCTTCCTCGATGCCGGCAACGCCAGGCTGGAGGCGCCGTATCACCACGGCACCTGGAACGTGCACTTCCAGCCCGGGCAACTTGTGTTGTTCCCGTCGTGGCTGCAGCACGAGGTGATGCCGTTCTACGGCGCCGACGAACGCATCACGATCGCGTTCAACTGCTGGTTCGGGATGAAGGACGACAAATAG
- a CDS encoding DUF4097 family beta strand repeat-containing protein produces the protein MTRAKLQRLAFGLAVLAANSAMAATPINETRPLDPRGTVEIENIKGRVDVRTWERPEVKIEGSLGQGVEKLEIEGDGEHLTVRVKYPNRSGMGMFGGGDKSEPTDLRLTVPVRADLDIDVVSADVTVEGIASRELSIDSVSGEVTVAGAPTEASIDTVSGDLMLTLNSNRVRAESVSGDLTLRGRMNGEVDVETVSGRIDVAVLQNRLQRLSGSSVSGDILVATGLANNGRISMDTVSGDLTLRMPRDLSANVRGESFSGDLVAPGAQVIRPKHGPGSSFEHRYGSGDGDISIETFSGDGTLEFD, from the coding sequence ATGACCCGCGCCAAACTCCAACGTCTCGCATTCGGCCTGGCCGTGCTGGCGGCGAACTCCGCCATGGCAGCCACCCCGATCAATGAGACCCGGCCGCTGGATCCGCGAGGAACGGTGGAGATCGAAAACATCAAGGGCCGCGTCGACGTGCGCACCTGGGAGCGGCCCGAGGTCAAGATCGAAGGCAGCCTCGGCCAGGGTGTCGAGAAGCTCGAGATCGAAGGCGACGGCGAGCACCTGACGGTGCGCGTGAAATACCCCAACCGCAGCGGTATGGGCATGTTCGGCGGCGGCGACAAGAGCGAACCGACCGACCTGCGGCTGACGGTGCCGGTGCGTGCCGACCTCGACATCGACGTGGTCTCGGCCGACGTCACCGTCGAGGGCATCGCCTCGCGCGAATTGTCGATCGACAGCGTCAGCGGTGAAGTCACCGTCGCCGGCGCGCCGACCGAAGCCAGCATCGACACCGTCAGTGGCGACCTGATGCTGACGCTCAACAGCAACCGCGTGCGCGCCGAGTCGGTCAGTGGCGACCTCACCTTGCGTGGCCGCATGAACGGCGAAGTCGATGTCGAGACCGTCTCCGGCCGGATCGACGTGGCGGTGCTGCAGAACCGCCTGCAGCGGCTGTCGGGCTCGTCGGTGTCGGGCGACATCCTCGTCGCGACGGGCCTGGCCAACAATGGCCGGATCTCGATGGACACCGTCAGCGGCGACCTCACCCTGCGGATGCCGCGCGATCTGTCGGCGAACGTCCGCGGCGAGAGCTTCAGCGGCGACCTGGTCGCGCCAGGCGCACAGGTCATCCGTCCCAAGCACGGCCCGGGTTCGAGCTTCGAGCACCGTTACGGCAGCGGTGATGGCGACATCTCCATCGAGACCTTCTCGGGCGACGGCACGCTGGAATTCGACTGA
- a CDS encoding sigma-70 family RNA polymerase sigma factor — MLTVVTEILTDTPAASDDGADERGLVAAAARGEVGAFESLYRRHAGRVHGVIARLVGNQGARAEDLTQEAFVRAWQALPAFRFESAFSTWLHRLAVNTALMELRSRRSRPQDDGDSDEEVFDLLGSTDSAGHTTALTMDLERAVATLPPRARAVLVLYDVEGWKHEEIAAELGMAVGSSKAQLHRARGLLRERLGGHA, encoded by the coding sequence ATGCTGACAGTCGTGACCGAAATCCTCACCGACACCCCTGCCGCGAGCGACGACGGCGCCGACGAACGTGGCCTGGTGGCCGCGGCCGCACGTGGCGAGGTGGGTGCTTTCGAGTCCCTCTATCGGCGCCATGCCGGGCGGGTCCATGGCGTCATCGCCCGCCTGGTCGGAAACCAGGGGGCGCGCGCCGAGGACCTGACCCAGGAAGCGTTCGTGCGGGCCTGGCAGGCACTGCCGGCGTTCCGTTTCGAGTCGGCGTTCTCGACCTGGCTGCACCGCCTGGCCGTCAACACCGCGCTGATGGAACTGCGCAGTCGCCGCAGCCGGCCGCAGGACGACGGCGATTCCGACGAGGAGGTCTTCGACCTGCTCGGCAGCACCGACTCGGCCGGTCACACGACCGCGCTGACGATGGACCTGGAGCGCGCCGTGGCAACACTGCCGCCCAGGGCCCGGGCCGTCCTCGTGCTGTACGACGTGGAAGGCTGGAAGCACGAAGAGATCGCCGCCGAACTCGGCATGGCGGTCGGCAGTTCGAAAGCGCAATTGCACCGCGCGCGTGGCTTGTTGCGCGAGCGGCTAGGAGGACACGCATGA
- a CDS encoding sulfotransferase encodes MTLDPRQIDIIRHAAHRGEQALTQGDWQQALREFETVVALDPRHTAAQLRLAAIRLQLDHYRAARRHALLAVESASHHPAVVLELARTLTRFNEYERLLDLIGRSGFAESADGRMLAEMAQIVSSGPGDQSLALDLVDRSLRLEPQVPRSRYLRGVIEMFLGRPDEAEVEFEASIALQPQLAQAHWLLSLLRKWKPGEDHVVRLRALLAQLPAGSPAAAYAGFALHNELHDLKDFDPAWVALEDACRIKAHAEPYDDCRTEALFSRIKAICNAGFVAPVQREDAYVPVFIVGMHRSGTTLLERILGGHSQVADGGESYAFTAQLRIAADHGIRGALDEAALDALADADFDAIGRGFIDASRWRTHGKPFLTEKLPLNVLNTGFIARALPNARILHMVRDPVDTCFSNLRTYFSKAAPYSFDQRNLARYYGRYLDLMEHWRQVMPGRILDVSYDGLVNDTEATARQIFDFCGLPFEAAALRVERDSGAVATASMAHVRQGILGNRGAAWKPYRAHLQPLLDGLAEAGAIPAERAVQP; translated from the coding sequence ATGACGCTGGACCCCCGCCAGATAGACATCATCCGGCACGCCGCCCATCGCGGCGAACAGGCGTTGACGCAAGGCGACTGGCAGCAGGCACTACGCGAATTCGAGACGGTGGTGGCGCTGGATCCACGCCACACGGCCGCGCAGCTGCGATTGGCGGCGATCCGGCTGCAGCTCGACCACTACCGCGCCGCGCGGCGACACGCGCTGCTTGCGGTGGAAAGCGCCAGCCACCATCCCGCGGTCGTACTCGAGCTGGCGCGGACCCTCACCCGGTTCAACGAGTACGAGCGCCTGCTAGACCTGATCGGCCGCAGCGGTTTCGCAGAATCCGCCGATGGCCGGATGCTGGCGGAAATGGCCCAGATCGTCAGCTCCGGTCCCGGCGACCAGTCGCTGGCGCTGGACCTGGTGGATCGCTCCCTGCGGCTGGAGCCGCAGGTGCCGCGCTCGCGCTACCTGCGCGGCGTGATCGAGATGTTCCTGGGGCGACCGGACGAGGCCGAAGTCGAATTCGAAGCCAGCATCGCGCTGCAACCGCAGCTGGCGCAGGCGCACTGGCTGCTGTCTCTGCTGCGCAAATGGAAACCCGGCGAGGACCACGTCGTCCGGCTGCGCGCGTTGCTCGCGCAGTTGCCGGCGGGCTCGCCAGCGGCGGCCTACGCCGGTTTCGCGCTGCACAACGAGCTGCATGACCTGAAGGACTTCGACCCGGCCTGGGTCGCGCTCGAGGACGCCTGCCGGATCAAGGCCCACGCCGAGCCGTACGACGACTGCCGCACCGAAGCGCTGTTCTCCCGCATCAAGGCGATCTGCAACGCCGGGTTCGTCGCGCCGGTGCAGCGCGAAGACGCCTACGTTCCAGTCTTCATCGTCGGCATGCATCGCTCCGGCACCACCCTCCTCGAACGCATCCTCGGCGGACACAGCCAGGTGGCGGACGGTGGCGAGAGCTACGCCTTCACGGCACAACTGCGCATCGCTGCCGACCATGGCATCCGCGGTGCACTGGACGAGGCCGCGCTCGACGCACTGGCCGATGCCGACTTCGATGCGATCGGTCGCGGCTTCATCGACGCCTCGCGCTGGCGCACGCATGGCAAGCCGTTCCTGACCGAGAAGCTGCCCTTGAACGTGTTGAACACCGGCTTCATCGCCAGGGCCCTGCCCAATGCGCGCATCCTCCACATGGTGCGCGACCCGGTGGACACGTGCTTCTCGAACCTGCGTACTTACTTCTCCAAGGCCGCCCCGTACTCGTTCGACCAGCGCAACCTGGCCCGCTACTACGGCCGCTACCTGGACCTGATGGAACATTGGCGCCAGGTCATGCCCGGGCGCATCCTCGATGTGTCCTACGACGGGCTGGTCAACGACACCGAGGCCACCGCGCGGCAGATCTTCGATTTCTGCGGGCTGCCCTTCGAAGCCGCGGCGCTGCGGGTCGAGCGCGACAGCGGAGCGGTCGCGACGGCCAGCATGGCGCATGTCCGCCAGGGCATCCTGGGCAACCGTGGCGCCGCCTGGAAGCCGTACCGGGCCCACCTGCAGCCTTTGCTCGACGGGCTGGCCGAGGCGGGCGCGATCCCTGCCGAAAGGGCCGTGCAGCCGTAA
- a CDS encoding 2OG-Fe(II) oxygenase, which translates to MTDNPAALAASRELLIDGRPLRVFDGHLPNVSDYVAGLSRAAFTRTEMARPETAAYLHWATEVKLDGLVRQPIFEVTRRAVLAFESPGYTYRPYRAYTNVASYGDMLFSHTDCLPDQHDLTALWYLCEKWDLEWGGETVFFDSHDDIAHAVQPRPGRLVIFDGAIKHVGRPPNRICYAPRYTFAIKFERVPAAHAAP; encoded by the coding sequence TCGTGAACTGCTGATCGACGGCCGCCCGCTGCGGGTGTTCGACGGGCACCTGCCCAACGTCAGCGACTATGTGGCCGGGTTGTCGCGAGCGGCCTTCACCCGTACCGAGATGGCGCGGCCGGAGACGGCCGCGTACCTGCACTGGGCCACGGAAGTGAAGCTCGATGGGCTGGTCCGCCAGCCCATCTTCGAGGTCACCCGCCGCGCGGTACTGGCCTTCGAATCACCGGGTTACACGTACCGTCCCTATCGCGCCTACACCAACGTCGCCAGCTACGGTGACATGCTCTTCAGCCACACCGACTGCCTGCCCGACCAGCACGACCTTACCGCGCTGTGGTACCTGTGCGAGAAGTGGGACCTGGAATGGGGCGGCGAGACGGTCTTCTTCGATTCACACGACGACATCGCCCATGCCGTCCAGCCGCGACCCGGACGGCTGGTGATCTTCGATGGCGCGATCAAGCACGTCGGCCGGCCGCCGAACCGCATCTGCTACGCGCCGCGCTACACCTTCGCCATCAAGTTCGAGCGCGTCCCGGCAGCCCACGCTGCGCCATGA